In Geobacillus kaustophilus, a genomic segment contains:
- a CDS encoding ISL3 family transposase: MLSIPLGLPEFKVIKQELLSYGYAIHVEKTETQERCPHCGFATSSVHDRRTRKVRDLAIFHQPVYLFIKVKRYRCWNCSQVFSASLESIPPNQHYTNRFCEYLYELCEGSTIQEVSRKHRIPYTTLERIYYSIASKKAKERQTAIEASSQEGMVLSLDEIAVKKGHQYETVLMDARAGSVMGMHADRQCDSAINLLSQNILSKEMVQTVILDMWEPYHKAVRALFPSASIVIDKYHVVQKVTQALDQARKEFSPLKKARYLLLKGCEKLRKDQRLRLDDILEEYPALSIAYYLKELFRDFYRTDGYHEAKERLEEWIKLAKQSPFASFQKAANTLERWKEPILSYFLCPYTNARIEGTNHKIKNIKRRAYGYRNLERFRLRVFLECTGNTTGSQAA, encoded by the coding sequence GTGCTTTCTATACCACTAGGATTGCCAGAATTTAAAGTGATTAAACAAGAACTTCTTTCCTATGGTTATGCGATTCATGTAGAGAAAACAGAGACACAGGAACGTTGCCCTCATTGTGGGTTTGCCACTTCCTCTGTCCACGACAGACGGACAAGAAAAGTACGGGATTTGGCGATTTTCCATCAACCGGTGTACTTGTTCATAAAGGTAAAGCGCTATCGGTGCTGGAATTGTTCTCAAGTGTTTTCCGCCTCTTTGGAATCGATTCCACCCAATCAACACTACACCAATCGATTTTGTGAGTACTTGTATGAACTTTGCGAAGGCTCCACCATTCAAGAGGTTAGCCGAAAGCACCGCATCCCATATACAACATTGGAACGCATTTATTACTCCATCGCATCGAAAAAAGCAAAAGAGCGTCAAACAGCGATAGAAGCATCTTCTCAAGAAGGAATGGTGCTTAGTTTAGATGAAATCGCTGTAAAAAAGGGACATCAGTATGAAACTGTATTGATGGATGCCAGAGCCGGATCGGTCATGGGAATGCATGCCGATCGCCAATGTGACTCCGCCATCAACTTGTTGAGCCAAAATATCCTGTCGAAAGAAATGGTCCAAACGGTGATTCTTGACATGTGGGAACCTTATCATAAGGCGGTTCGCGCCCTGTTTCCATCTGCTTCGATTGTCATCGATAAGTACCATGTGGTTCAAAAAGTGACACAAGCCTTGGATCAAGCAAGAAAGGAATTTTCTCCATTGAAAAAGGCTCGATATCTTCTCTTGAAAGGCTGTGAAAAGCTTCGTAAGGACCAACGGCTTCGATTAGACGATATCTTGGAGGAGTATCCGGCACTTTCCATTGCTTATTATCTGAAAGAGTTGTTTCGGGATTTTTACCGAACCGATGGATATCATGAAGCAAAGGAACGCTTGGAAGAATGGATTAAGTTAGCCAAACAGAGCCCTTTTGCTTCTTTTCAGAAAGCAGCCAACACGCTTGAAAGGTGGAAGGAGCCTATTCTTTCCTACTTTTTGTGCCCATATACGAATGCCCGAATTGAGGGGACGAATCACAAGATCAAAAACATCAAACGCCGGGCATATGGCTATCGAAATCTAGAACGGTTTCGTTTGCGTGTATTTCTGGAGTGTACAGGGAACACTACAGGCAGTCAGGCTGCTTAA
- a CDS encoding DUF2621 domain-containing protein: MLTGWFLWFILFWVVFLLVMMSIGGFFMFRKFLKRLPKEDGKSELDWQEYYIEQTRHLWGEEEKALLEELVRPVPELFRDVARQKIAGKIGELALKEQAPRITRDLLIRGYIIATPKRDHKFLIRTLQAKNIDLAPYQHLLESR; this comes from the coding sequence GTGCTGACCGGATGGTTTCTTTGGTTTATTTTGTTTTGGGTCGTCTTTTTGCTTGTCATGATGTCGATCGGCGGCTTTTTCATGTTCCGCAAGTTTTTGAAGCGGCTGCCGAAAGAAGATGGAAAATCGGAGCTCGACTGGCAGGAATATTACATTGAACAGACGCGCCATTTATGGGGGGAAGAAGAAAAAGCGCTGCTTGAGGAATTGGTTCGCCCTGTGCCGGAATTGTTCCGCGACGTCGCGCGGCAAAAGATCGCCGGCAAAATCGGCGAGCTTGCCTTGAAGGAGCAGGCGCCGCGCATCACACGCGACTTGCTGATCCGCGGCTACATCATCGCAACCCCCAAGCGCGACCATAAGTTTTTGATCCGGACATTGCAGGCGAAGAACATCGATCTTGCCCCTTATCAACATTTATTGGAAAGCCGCTGA
- a CDS encoding ABC transporter transmembrane domain-containing protein has protein sequence MRVFRDLFWFFRQEKKAYITGIFMLVIVAFLEIIPPKVIGLLVDHMKNGTMTKEVLIRWLAVLAAVAAALYGLRYAWRIFIFGSAVKLARQLRNELYQHFTNMSPSFYQRKRIGDLMAHATNDLQAIQQTAGSGILTLVDSVTLGAFVLATMAFSISWKLTLISLLPMPVMAAATSRYGTMLHRRFLTAQEAFSSLNDKVQESISGIRVIKAFGYEEHDVEAFRRQSEDVVAKNIAVAKIDALFDPTIGLLVGLSFFLAVAFGSQMVLTGELTIGELVSFTAYLGLLIWPMLAFGWLFNIVERGRASYDRVRALLAERDEINERPDALHIAPQGDVEYDVRQFAYPGEAKPALRDIRFQLKRGATLGVVGKTGAGKTTLLRLLLREFDGYDGEIRFGGRDIRDYTLFALRSAIGYVPQDHFLFSASIRDNIAFAKPEAREDEIVRAARLADIHDDILQFPDGYETVIGERGVSLSGGQKQRLSIARALLIDPEVLIFDDALSAVDAKTEARILAALKQERRGKTTIIAAHRLSAVEHADWILVLDGGRIVQAGTHEQLMTEDGWYRDMHRRQQLEALAE, from the coding sequence ATGCGCGTGTTTCGCGATTTGTTTTGGTTTTTCCGCCAAGAAAAGAAGGCGTATATCACCGGCATTTTCATGCTTGTCATCGTGGCGTTTTTGGAGATAATCCCGCCGAAAGTGATCGGCTTGTTGGTCGATCATATGAAAAACGGCACGATGACAAAAGAAGTGCTCATCCGCTGGCTCGCCGTCCTAGCCGCGGTTGCGGCGGCGCTTTATGGGCTCCGCTATGCTTGGCGCATTTTCATTTTCGGTTCGGCGGTCAAGCTCGCCCGCCAGCTGCGCAACGAGTTATACCAACATTTTACGAACATGTCGCCGTCGTTTTACCAGCGGAAGCGGATCGGCGATTTAATGGCCCATGCGACGAACGATTTGCAAGCGATTCAGCAGACGGCTGGAAGCGGCATTTTGACGCTTGTTGACTCGGTGACGCTTGGCGCGTTCGTGTTGGCAACGATGGCGTTTTCGATCAGTTGGAAGCTGACGTTGATCAGCCTATTGCCGATGCCCGTGATGGCGGCGGCGACGAGCCGCTATGGAACGATGCTCCATCGTCGGTTTTTAACGGCGCAAGAGGCGTTTTCATCACTGAACGACAAAGTGCAAGAAAGCATCAGCGGCATTCGCGTTATCAAGGCGTTCGGCTATGAGGAACACGATGTCGAGGCGTTTCGCCGCCAATCGGAAGACGTCGTGGCGAAAAACATCGCCGTCGCCAAAATTGACGCTTTGTTCGACCCGACGATCGGGCTGCTTGTTGGGCTGTCGTTTTTTCTCGCTGTGGCGTTTGGCAGTCAAATGGTTCTGACGGGCGAATTGACGATCGGCGAACTTGTGTCGTTTACGGCCTACCTTGGCTTGCTCATTTGGCCGATGTTGGCGTTCGGCTGGCTGTTTAACATTGTTGAGCGAGGGCGCGCTTCGTACGACCGGGTGCGGGCGCTGTTGGCTGAACGAGATGAAATCAACGAACGTCCCGATGCCCTTCACATCGCTCCGCAAGGCGACGTTGAGTATGATGTTCGTCAATTTGCCTATCCGGGGGAGGCGAAGCCAGCGCTTCGGGACATTCGTTTTCAGCTCAAGCGCGGGGCGACGCTTGGCGTCGTCGGCAAAACGGGGGCGGGAAAAACGACGCTGCTTCGCCTGCTGCTGCGCGAGTTTGACGGCTATGACGGCGAGATTCGCTTCGGCGGCCGCGACATCCGCGATTATACGCTTTTCGCGCTCCGTTCGGCGATCGGCTACGTGCCGCAAGACCATTTTTTGTTTTCCGCTTCCATCCGCGACAACATCGCTTTTGCGAAACCGGAAGCAAGAGAGGATGAGATAGTCCGAGCGGCGCGGCTGGCCGATATTCATGATGACATTTTGCAGTTTCCCGACGGGTATGAGACGGTCATCGGCGAGCGCGGCGTTTCCCTATCCGGTGGGCAAAAACAGCGGCTGTCAATCGCCCGGGCGCTTCTCATTGACCCGGAAGTGCTCATTTTTGATGACGCGTTGTCGGCCGTGGACGCGAAGACCGAGGCGCGGATTTTAGCAGCGCTCAAACAGGAGCGGCGCGGAAAAACGACGATCATCGCCGCCCATCGTTTAAGTGCGGTTGAGCATGCCGATTGGATTCTCGTCCTTGACGGGGGGCGAATCGTGCAGGCGGGAACGCACGAGCAGCTGATGACAGAAGACGGCTGGTATCGCGACATGCACCGGCGCCAGCAGCTTGAGGCGCTTGCGGAGTGA
- a CDS encoding cytochrome c biogenesis protein CcdA, with protein sequence MNDLNLFLAFGAGFLSFISPCCLPLYPAFLSYITGVSVSELKEENAMMNRRSLWHTLCFLLGFSLIFISLGFGTSLLGRLFVDYQDAIRQIGAVVIVALGLVVAGLWKPAFLLKDRRISFRERPSGYVGSVLIGMAFAAGWTPCMGPILVAVVALAATNPGSGMVYMLAYTLGFAVPFFMLSFFIGKLQWIRRHSASIMKAGGYVMVAMGVVLYFDWMTKLIAYTTSLFGGFTGF encoded by the coding sequence ATGAATGATCTCAATCTATTTTTAGCGTTCGGCGCCGGGTTTTTGTCGTTTATTTCCCCGTGCTGCCTGCCGCTTTATCCGGCGTTTTTATCGTATATCACCGGCGTGTCGGTCAGCGAGCTGAAAGAGGAAAACGCGATGATGAACCGCCGCAGCTTATGGCATACGCTTTGTTTTTTGCTTGGCTTTTCCCTCATTTTTATTTCGCTTGGCTTTGGCACCTCGCTGCTTGGAAGGCTGTTTGTTGATTATCAAGATGCGATCCGGCAAATCGGCGCGGTCGTGATCGTCGCTCTCGGCCTCGTCGTCGCCGGGCTGTGGAAGCCGGCGTTTTTGCTGAAAGACCGGCGCATTTCGTTTCGTGAACGGCCGTCGGGATATGTCGGCTCCGTGCTGATCGGCATGGCGTTCGCTGCTGGTTGGACGCCGTGCATGGGGCCGATTTTGGTGGCGGTTGTCGCTCTAGCCGCCACCAACCCGGGCTCAGGAATGGTGTATATGCTTGCTTATACGCTCGGATTTGCCGTTCCGTTTTTCATGTTGTCGTTTTTTATCGGCAAGCTGCAATGGATCCGCCGCCATAGCGCATCCATCATGAAGGCGGGCGGCTATGTCATGGTGGCGATGGGCGTCGTTTTGTATTTTGACTGGATGACAAAGCTGATTGCTTATACGACAAGCTTGTTTGGCGGGTTTACTGGTTTTTAG
- a CDS encoding response regulator has translation MAAILIADDAKFMRVTLARILEKTDHTVAGEAENGKEAVELYRRLRPDLVIMDITMPVMNGIEAVRAIKEIDPGAKIIICSALGQQRMVVEAIEAGAADFIVKPFEETRVLEAIARLL, from the coding sequence ATGGCTGCCATTTTAATTGCTGACGATGCAAAGTTTATGCGGGTAACGCTGGCGCGCATACTGGAAAAAACGGATCACACCGTAGCCGGTGAGGCGGAAAACGGCAAAGAGGCGGTCGAGCTGTATCGCCGGCTGCGCCCCGATCTTGTCATCATGGACATTACGATGCCGGTCATGAATGGGATTGAAGCGGTGCGGGCGATTAAGGAGATCGATCCCGGAGCGAAAATCATCATCTGCTCGGCGCTCGGGCAGCAGCGCATGGTCGTTGAGGCCATTGAAGCCGGCGCCGCTGACTTTATCGTCAAGCCGTTTGAAGAAACCCGCGTGCTCGAGGCGATTGCCCGCCTTTTGTAG
- a CDS encoding IS4 family transposase — MNKHTTLPNLMQKMVSDEEIQSITEAVGYHDTSRTFTVRTLVDFFLLAALHEWKSFRHGADAAKMYGLPTFHYSTVSKKAKEVPYDVMKRLFALVVSKCNRQTRRSLRFPKALRVVDSTTVTVGKNRLPWAPYHGERAGVKMHVAYSPEQQMPSDIVETVGLRHDGPVGEQLTDGQSVLVEDRVYFKIERLDRVVEQKQPFVIRMKDNVEIHQKKSLKRLSSSSSSIVADFTCQLGTKPCRSKKRHRVVIFQDANGHDIRVVTNVLEASAEKIAEMYQERWTVEVFFRWIKQYLNVPTLFGTNEHAVYNQLFAAFIAYVLLRWLYHRTEKRTTSSLSFLSFVRRFFSGQLPLEWKSEMAAVLFEYARIYGRSVPNFG; from the coding sequence ATGAACAAGCATACCACACTCCCGAATTTGATGCAAAAAATGGTTTCCGATGAAGAGATTCAATCCATTACCGAAGCCGTTGGCTACCACGACACTTCACGGACGTTTACGGTGCGTACGTTGGTTGACTTTTTTCTGTTGGCGGCGCTTCACGAATGGAAAAGTTTCCGCCATGGTGCCGATGCGGCGAAGATGTATGGACTGCCAACCTTTCATTATTCGACGGTTTCTAAGAAAGCGAAAGAAGTTCCATACGACGTCATGAAGCGCTTATTTGCTTTGGTGGTTTCGAAATGCAATCGCCAAACCCGCCGTTCGCTTCGCTTCCCCAAAGCGTTGCGTGTAGTAGACTCCACGACTGTCACCGTGGGGAAAAACCGCCTTCCATGGGCGCCCTATCATGGGGAACGTGCAGGAGTCAAAATGCACGTTGCGTATTCCCCTGAGCAACAAATGCCGAGCGACATCGTAGAAACGGTAGGTCTGCGCCACGATGGGCCAGTGGGAGAGCAGCTCACGGACGGGCAATCGGTCCTTGTCGAGGATCGAGTGTACTTTAAAATCGAACGCCTCGATCGGGTTGTGGAACAGAAGCAACCATTTGTGATTCGGATGAAAGACAATGTCGAAATTCATCAGAAAAAGAGCCTAAAGCGACTTTCTTCCTCCTCTTCTTCCATTGTGGCGGATTTTACTTGCCAGTTAGGAACAAAACCATGTCGTTCCAAGAAACGCCATCGCGTCGTGATCTTTCAAGATGCGAACGGGCATGACATCCGTGTCGTCACGAACGTCTTGGAGGCATCGGCGGAAAAGATTGCCGAGATGTATCAAGAACGTTGGACGGTGGAAGTGTTTTTCCGTTGGATCAAGCAATACCTGAACGTTCCAACCTTATTTGGCACCAACGAGCACGCGGTATACAACCAGCTTTTTGCGGCATTTATCGCTTATGTGTTGCTGAGATGGCTATATCATCGAACGGAAAAACGGACAACCTCGTCCCTTTCCTTTCTTTCGTTTGTCCGTCGTTTTTTCTCTGGGCAACTTCCTCTCGAATGGAAATCCGAGATGGCAGCTGTCTTATTTGAGTATGCCCGAATTTATGGGAGGAGTGTTCCTAATTTTGGATAA
- a CDS encoding aspartyl-phosphate phosphatase Spo0E family protein, translating into MPKCKLLTLIEQKRMELVDTVAKMGLNSAAAMKISKELDTLLNAYQHEQMKQRKQSASR; encoded by the coding sequence GTGCCGAAATGCAAATTGTTGACCTTGATTGAACAAAAGCGGATGGAGCTTGTCGACACGGTGGCCAAAATGGGGTTAAACTCGGCGGCGGCCATGAAAATCAGCAAGGAACTCGACACACTGCTCAACGCCTATCAGCATGAACAAATGAAACAGCGAAAACAAAGCGCCTCCCGCTAG
- a CDS encoding CcdC family protein, with amino-acid sequence MALAFITSLIAVVMAFFIFFVRMKASEKPTNAKKIILPPLFMSTGALMFIDPVFRVTRGELIEAVILGLFFSLFLIKTSKFEIRGNDIYLKRSKSFIWILLGLIVIRLGLKTYLGRTIDYRQLSGMFYLLAFSMIVPWRIAMYVSYRKLAAQLKPPVLT; translated from the coding sequence ATGGCTTTGGCGTTCATTACATCGCTCATCGCCGTTGTGATGGCGTTTTTCATCTTTTTTGTGCGCATGAAGGCGTCGGAAAAGCCGACGAATGCCAAAAAAATTATTTTGCCGCCGCTGTTTATGAGCACCGGAGCGCTGATGTTCATCGATCCGGTCTTCCGCGTCACGCGCGGGGAGCTCATCGAAGCGGTCATTCTCGGCCTGTTTTTTTCGCTGTTTCTCATTAAAACGTCGAAATTTGAAATCCGCGGCAACGATATTTATTTGAAACGCTCAAAATCCTTTATTTGGATTTTGCTTGGGTTGATTGTCATTCGTCTTGGCTTGAAAACGTATTTAGGACGAACGATCGACTACCGCCAGTTAAGCGGCATGTTTTATTTGCTCGCGTTCTCCATGATTGTCCCATGGCGGATCGCGATGTACGTTTCGTACAGAAAGCTGGCGGCGCAGCTGAAACCGCCAGTGCTGACATAA
- a CDS encoding cell wall hydrolase, producing the protein MRGMRRVKKMIAALAITCCMALSSHGLSAEAAGLYTYYQVKKGDTLSKIAKQYHITVASLKSLNGLKSDVIYIGERLKVPAAAKRSASAPAKKKAISLSAADRKLLAQLVQAETGSSEPFAGKVEVALVILNRTQHPEFPKTVRGVIYQKTKSGYAFVPVKTGKLTRIRPTKQDYEAVDKALALFPTDRRGSLYFYNPKITKDKWMLSRPVTIRIGHHVFTR; encoded by the coding sequence ATGAGGGGGATGCGCAGAGTGAAAAAGATGATTGCAGCGCTCGCGATCACTTGCTGTATGGCGTTAAGCTCTCATGGGCTGTCGGCCGAAGCGGCTGGTCTGTATACATACTATCAAGTGAAAAAAGGCGATACGTTGTCGAAGATCGCCAAACAATATCATATCACGGTTGCCTCGTTGAAGTCATTGAACGGGTTAAAAAGCGATGTGATTTATATCGGCGAAAGGCTGAAAGTGCCGGCTGCGGCGAAGCGATCGGCTTCGGCGCCGGCAAAGAAGAAGGCCATTTCATTAAGCGCGGCTGACCGGAAGCTGCTCGCCCAGCTCGTGCAAGCGGAGACCGGTTCGAGCGAGCCGTTCGCCGGCAAAGTGGAAGTGGCGCTCGTCATTTTGAACCGCACTCAACATCCTGAGTTTCCGAAAACGGTGCGCGGCGTCATTTATCAAAAAACAAAATCGGGCTATGCATTTGTGCCGGTGAAAACGGGAAAACTGACCCGCATTCGGCCGACCAAGCAAGATTACGAGGCGGTCGACAAGGCGCTCGCCTTATTCCCAACTGATCGCCGCGGTTCGCTCTATTTCTACAACCCGAAAATTACGAAAGACAAATGGATGCTGTCGCGTCCGGTGACGATCCGCATCGGGCATCATGTCTTCACGAGATGA
- a CDS encoding ABC transporter ATP-binding protein, producing MNDRWLTTKEQRRVLWRLLAYMGRYKKETALAFALLLLATAGELAGPYLVKVFIDDYLVPGRLAFGPVAALAAAYLGVLVLKTIISYFQLVEFQRLALHVIQALRMDVFAKVHRLGMSYFDRTPGGSIVSRVTNDTEAIKDMFISVLAAFVQNGLFVIGVFVAMFSLNVRLALFCLFILPAIALIMKTYRRYSSVFYQEMRERLSELNAKLNESLQGMAVIQAFRQQRRLYQEFAAVNEAHYKAGMKNIHLDGLLLRPAIDVVYMLSIMVVLSFFGITVLDSPVEIGVLYAFVNYLERFFEPVTQMMMRLSLYQQAIVSASRVFALLDHQEEAPANPNWSPHVIERGEIEFRDVSFSYDGKRNVLKRLSFVIRPGQTVAFVGHTGSGKSSIINLLMRFYEFDRGNILLDGRSIRDYSRAELRRRLGLVLQDPFLFYGTVKENIRMYNQELDDEAIKEAARLVQADAFIEQLPGGYDHVLAERGATLSSGQRQLLSFARTIAADPKILVLDEATAHIDTETEEAIQDALMRMRKGRTTIAIAHRLSTVQDADQIFVLHRGEIIERGTHQQLLAQKGLYYQMYLLQNGLVDAHA from the coding sequence ATGAACGACCGATGGCTGACAACAAAAGAGCAGCGGCGCGTCTTATGGCGGCTGCTCGCTTATATGGGAAGATACAAAAAAGAAACTGCGCTTGCGTTTGCGCTTCTTCTGTTGGCAACGGCCGGGGAGCTTGCCGGACCGTATTTGGTGAAAGTGTTCATTGATGACTATTTGGTGCCGGGCCGCCTTGCTTTTGGACCGGTGGCGGCGCTGGCCGCCGCCTATCTCGGTGTGCTCGTCTTGAAAACGATCATTTCCTACTTTCAGCTTGTCGAGTTTCAGCGGCTCGCTTTGCACGTCATTCAAGCGCTGCGGATGGATGTGTTTGCGAAAGTGCACCGGCTCGGGATGAGCTATTTTGACCGGACGCCGGGCGGAAGCATCGTTTCGCGGGTGACGAACGATACAGAAGCGATTAAGGACATGTTCATCAGCGTCCTAGCGGCCTTTGTGCAAAACGGCTTGTTTGTCATCGGCGTGTTTGTCGCCATGTTTTCGCTCAACGTTCGTCTTGCATTGTTTTGCCTGTTCATTCTTCCGGCCATTGCGTTGATTATGAAGACGTACCGACGCTACAGCTCGGTGTTTTATCAAGAGATGCGCGAACGGCTGAGCGAACTGAACGCCAAATTGAACGAATCGCTGCAAGGAATGGCCGTCATTCAAGCGTTCCGCCAGCAGCGCCGTTTATACCAAGAGTTTGCCGCCGTCAATGAAGCGCATTACAAGGCGGGGATGAAAAACATCCACCTCGATGGACTGCTGCTTCGACCGGCGATCGATGTGGTGTATATGTTGTCGATCATGGTCGTGCTCAGCTTTTTTGGCATCACGGTGCTTGACAGTCCAGTTGAGATCGGTGTATTGTACGCGTTCGTCAACTATTTGGAGCGCTTTTTCGAACCGGTGACGCAAATGATGATGCGCCTGTCTCTTTACCAGCAGGCGATCGTTTCCGCCTCTCGCGTGTTTGCCCTTCTTGATCATCAAGAAGAGGCGCCGGCCAATCCAAATTGGTCGCCGCATGTGATCGAGCGCGGGGAAATCGAATTTCGTGATGTCAGCTTTTCCTACGACGGCAAACGGAATGTGCTGAAACGGCTGTCGTTTGTCATCCGTCCGGGGCAGACGGTCGCGTTTGTCGGCCATACCGGCAGCGGCAAAAGTTCGATCATCAACTTGCTCATGCGCTTTTATGAGTTTGACCGCGGCAATATTTTGCTTGACGGCCGCTCGATCCGCGACTACTCGCGCGCTGAGCTGCGCCGCCGCCTCGGCCTTGTCTTGCAAGATCCGTTTTTGTTTTACGGGACGGTCAAAGAGAACATTCGCATGTATAATCAGGAACTGGACGACGAAGCCATTAAGGAGGCTGCTCGGCTCGTGCAGGCCGATGCGTTTATTGAGCAATTGCCCGGCGGCTACGACCATGTGCTCGCCGAGCGCGGGGCGACGTTATCAAGCGGTCAGCGCCAGCTTCTTTCCTTTGCTCGCACGATCGCTGCCGATCCGAAAATTTTGGTGCTCGATGAGGCGACCGCCCATATTGACACCGAAACAGAGGAAGCGATTCAAGATGCGCTCATGCGCATGCGGAAAGGGCGGACAACAATCGCCATCGCCCACCGTTTATCAACGGTCCAAGATGCCGATCAAATTTTCGTCCTCCATCGAGGCGAAATCATCGAGCGCGGCACGCATCAGCAGCTGCTGGCGCAAAAAGGGCTTTACTACCAAATGTACTTGCTGCAAAACGGCCTTGTCGACGCCCATGCGTAA